The Buttiauxella selenatireducens genome has a window encoding:
- the menC gene encoding o-succinylbenzoate synthase yields the protein MRQVELWRFQVPMDAGVVLRDRRLKTRDGLLVRLTDGDKQGFGEISPLPGFSAETVDDAQAAALRWLQGWQAGDGGELPDMPSVAFGLSCALAEISGELPQAADYRAAPLCTGDPDELFAMLDAIPGEKIAKVKVGLYEAVRDGMVVNLLLEAIPDLRLRLDANRGWTQLKAQQFAKYVNPDYRPRIAFIEEPCKTREQSREFARETGIAIAWDESLREPGFEFAAEPGVTALVIKPTLTGSLEKVRQQVEQIHALGLTAVISSSIESSLGLTQLARIAAWLTPQTLPGLDTLSLMQAQLVREWPNSPLPCWSLESLERVL from the coding sequence ATGCGTCAGGTCGAACTCTGGCGCTTTCAGGTGCCGATGGATGCGGGAGTGGTGCTGCGCGATCGGCGCCTGAAAACGCGCGACGGGCTGCTGGTGCGCCTGACGGACGGCGACAAACAAGGCTTTGGCGAAATTTCGCCATTGCCGGGTTTTAGTGCTGAAACTGTCGATGATGCCCAGGCTGCGGCGCTGCGCTGGTTGCAGGGCTGGCAAGCGGGCGATGGCGGCGAGTTGCCAGACATGCCTTCGGTGGCATTTGGCCTGAGTTGCGCGCTGGCGGAAATCAGCGGTGAATTACCACAAGCGGCGGATTACCGTGCCGCACCGTTGTGTACCGGGGACCCGGATGAACTGTTTGCCATGCTCGACGCCATCCCTGGCGAGAAAATCGCGAAGGTGAAAGTGGGGTTGTACGAAGCCGTGCGCGACGGAATGGTGGTGAATTTGTTGCTGGAGGCCATCCCAGATTTACGTTTGCGTCTTGATGCAAACCGTGGATGGACGCAGCTCAAAGCCCAGCAGTTCGCTAAATACGTCAATCCAGATTACCGCCCGCGTATTGCGTTTATCGAAGAACCGTGCAAAACCCGCGAGCAATCTCGCGAATTTGCCCGTGAAACGGGGATTGCCATCGCGTGGGATGAGAGTTTGCGCGAGCCTGGCTTTGAGTTTGCCGCCGAGCCCGGTGTTACGGCGCTGGTTATCAAGCCAACGCTGACGGGCAGTCTGGAAAAAGTCCGCCAGCAAGTAGAACAGATTCATGCGTTAGGATTGACTGCGGTCATTAGCTCCTCCATCGAATCAAGCCTCGGTTTGACACAGCTGGCGAGGATTGCCGCGTGGTTAACACCGCAAACTCTTCCCGGTTTGGATACTTTGTCATTGATGCAGGCGCAATTGGTGCGTGAGTGGCCAAACAGCCCGTTACCTTGCTGGTCGCTGGAATCCCTCGAGCGTGTACTGTGA
- the menB gene encoding 1,4-dihydroxy-2-naphthoyl-CoA synthase, whose translation MIYPDEQMLYAPIEWQDCSEGYTDIRYHKSADGIAKITINRPEVRNAFRPLTVKEMINALADARYDDNIGTIILTGEGEKAFCAGGDQKVRGDYGGYQDASGTHHLNVLDFQRQIRTCPKPVVAMVAGFSIGGGHVLHMMCDLTIAAENAVFGQTGPKVGSFDGGWGASYMARIVGQKKAREIWFLCRQYDAKEALDMGLVNTVVPNADLEKETVRWCREMLQNSPMALRCLKAALNADCDGQAGLQELAGNATMLFYMTEEGQEGRNAFNQKRQPDFSKFKRNP comes from the coding sequence ATGATTTACCCAGATGAACAAATGCTCTATGCCCCGATTGAATGGCAGGATTGCTCGGAAGGTTACACTGATATCCGCTATCACAAGTCTGCCGATGGCATCGCTAAAATCACCATCAACCGCCCTGAAGTTCGCAACGCATTCCGCCCGTTGACCGTGAAAGAGATGATCAATGCGCTGGCTGATGCACGTTATGACGACAATATCGGCACCATCATCCTGACTGGCGAAGGTGAAAAAGCCTTCTGCGCAGGCGGCGATCAAAAGGTACGCGGCGATTACGGCGGTTACCAGGACGCAAGCGGTACCCATCATCTGAATGTGCTCGATTTCCAGCGCCAGATCCGTACCTGTCCAAAACCTGTTGTCGCGATGGTTGCCGGGTTCTCCATCGGTGGCGGTCACGTTCTGCATATGATGTGCGACCTGACTATTGCCGCGGAAAATGCGGTATTCGGTCAGACTGGCCCTAAAGTCGGCTCGTTCGATGGCGGTTGGGGCGCATCATACATGGCGCGTATTGTCGGCCAGAAAAAAGCGCGTGAAATCTGGTTCCTGTGCCGTCAGTACGATGCGAAAGAAGCGTTGGATATGGGCCTGGTGAACACCGTGGTACCGAATGCCGATCTGGAAAAAGAGACCGTGCGTTGGTGTCGTGAAATGCTACAAAACAGCCCAATGGCGCTGCGTTGCCTGAAAGCTGCGCTGAATGCTGACTGCGACGGTCAGGCGGGTCTGCAAGAACTGGCGGGTAACGCCACTATGTTGTTCTACATGACCGAAGAAGGTCAGGAAGGACGCAATGCGTTCAACCAAAAACGCCAGCCTGATTTCAGCAAATTCAAACGGAATCCGTAA
- the menH gene encoding 2-succinyl-6-hydroxy-2,4-cyclohexadiene-1-carboxylate synthase has product MILHAVYREGRDARLPCLVWLHGFLGSLREWDAVSENFIDWPQLRIDLPGHGNSADITVSDFHQVDQLLRKTLLSYNILNYVLIGYSLGGRVAMYHACQGENSGLCGLVVEGSHPGLTDGDARRERQASDHLWGQRLRNEALQDVLHAWYQQTVFQSLNDQQRTALIALRSQNNAASLAAMLEATSLGNQPDLRAALQQIPQPFYYLCGELDEKFRSVAHSLALTPHLITAAGHNAHRDNPAAFSACLLNLLRKPIEDTP; this is encoded by the coding sequence ATGATCCTGCATGCGGTTTATCGCGAAGGGCGTGATGCCCGTTTACCGTGTCTTGTCTGGCTGCATGGTTTCTTAGGAAGCCTGCGTGAGTGGGATGCGGTGAGCGAGAATTTTATCGATTGGCCGCAACTGCGCATCGATTTGCCCGGTCACGGAAATTCAGCCGATATTACGGTCAGCGACTTTCACCAGGTCGATCAACTTCTGCGAAAAACGCTGCTTAGTTACAACATCCTGAACTACGTGTTAATCGGCTACTCCCTTGGCGGGCGCGTCGCGATGTACCATGCTTGTCAGGGGGAAAACTCCGGTCTGTGCGGCCTGGTGGTCGAAGGGAGTCATCCTGGTCTTACGGATGGAGACGCCCGTCGTGAAAGACAGGCCAGTGACCATCTATGGGGGCAGCGTTTACGTAACGAAGCGCTACAAGATGTGCTCCATGCCTGGTATCAACAAACGGTATTTCAGTCGCTTAATGACCAACAACGCACGGCACTTATCGCTTTGCGGAGTCAGAATAATGCCGCAAGCCTTGCGGCAATGCTTGAGGCGACATCGTTGGGAAACCAACCGGATTTACGGGCGGCGCTTCAGCAAATCCCTCAGCCTTTTTACTATCTTTGTGGTGAGCTGGACGAAAAATTTCGTTCCGTGGCGCACAGCCTGGCTCTTACACCGCATCTTATTACTGCCGCAGGCCACAACGCGCATCGGGACAATCCCGCCGCTTTCAGCGCGTGCCTGCTCAATTTATTGCGAAAACCTATCGAGGATACACCATGA
- the menD gene encoding 2-succinyl-5-enolpyruvyl-6-hydroxy-3-cyclohexene-1-carboxylic-acid synthase, which produces MSISSFNRRWATVILEALTRHGVRHVCVAPGSRSTPLTLGAAENRAFICHTHFDERGLGHLALGLAKASQAPVAIIVTSGTAVANLYPAIIEAGLTGEKLVVLTADRPPELIDCGANQAIRQPGIFSSHPTQSINLPRPTQDIPARWLVSTIDNALGQLMGGAVHINCPFAEPLYGEQDETGMSWQQALGDWWQSDKPWLRMGSAQEVIKQRDWFFWRQKRGVVVAGRLNADEGKLVASWAKTLGWPLIGDVLSQTGQPLPCADLWLSNSQAVTELAEAQIIIQFGSSLTGKRVLQWQSACEPEEYWLVDNLPNRLDPANHRGRRLACDIIQWLELHPAEKRAAWDEKLTTLAKIAQQAVKKGTVEFGEAQIAARLPELLPDGGQLFVGNSLIVRLVDSFAQMPAGYPVYSNRGASGIDGLLSTAAGVQRATARSTLAIVGDLSALYDLNSLALLRQVSAPFVLLIVNNNGGQIFSLLPTPAEERERFYCMPQNVNFAHAAAMFNLSYYNPTSWDELQDAVSNAWLRPQTIIIEATVAETDGAQTLQNLLAQVSQA; this is translated from the coding sequence ATGTCGATAAGCTCATTTAACCGCCGTTGGGCTACGGTAATTCTTGAAGCGCTAACCCGTCACGGTGTCCGCCATGTGTGCGTGGCGCCTGGTTCGCGTTCTACTCCGCTTACCCTTGGTGCGGCTGAAAATCGGGCTTTCATCTGTCATACGCATTTTGACGAACGTGGTTTAGGTCATCTTGCACTGGGTCTGGCAAAAGCCAGTCAGGCCCCGGTTGCGATCATCGTGACATCCGGGACAGCCGTCGCCAATCTCTATCCGGCGATTATTGAGGCCGGTTTGACGGGCGAAAAACTGGTGGTATTGACCGCCGACCGTCCACCAGAGCTTATTGATTGCGGTGCCAATCAGGCCATTCGTCAGCCTGGAATTTTCAGTTCCCATCCGACTCAATCGATTAATTTGCCGCGCCCAACGCAGGACATTCCTGCGCGCTGGCTGGTTTCAACCATTGATAACGCGCTCGGCCAACTTATGGGTGGCGCCGTTCACATCAATTGCCCCTTTGCTGAGCCGCTATACGGTGAGCAAGATGAAACGGGCATGAGTTGGCAGCAGGCGCTTGGCGACTGGTGGCAAAGTGATAAACCCTGGTTGCGAATGGGCAGTGCTCAGGAAGTGATAAAACAGCGCGACTGGTTCTTCTGGCGGCAAAAACGCGGCGTAGTTGTCGCCGGGCGTTTGAATGCCGATGAGGGAAAACTGGTTGCATCATGGGCGAAAACATTGGGTTGGCCGCTGATTGGTGATGTGTTATCGCAAACCGGGCAGCCGCTGCCCTGCGCGGATTTATGGCTGAGCAACAGCCAGGCCGTCACTGAACTTGCCGAGGCGCAAATCATTATCCAGTTTGGCAGCAGCCTGACTGGAAAACGCGTCTTGCAGTGGCAATCTGCGTGTGAGCCAGAAGAGTACTGGCTCGTGGATAACTTGCCAAACCGGCTTGATCCCGCGAATCACCGTGGTCGCCGTTTAGCCTGCGACATTATTCAATGGCTGGAGCTTCATCCGGCAGAAAAACGCGCCGCATGGGATGAGAAGTTAACGACCCTGGCAAAAATTGCGCAGCAGGCGGTGAAGAAGGGCACCGTTGAATTTGGTGAGGCGCAAATAGCCGCTCGTTTACCTGAATTGTTGCCGGATGGTGGGCAGTTGTTTGTCGGCAACAGCCTGATTGTTCGGCTCGTGGACTCCTTTGCTCAGATGCCTGCGGGTTATCCGGTTTACAGCAACCGTGGCGCAAGTGGTATTGACGGATTGCTCTCGACTGCTGCGGGTGTACAACGCGCAACTGCTCGCTCGACGCTTGCGATCGTGGGGGATCTTTCTGCGTTGTACGATCTCAATTCGCTGGCGCTATTACGCCAGGTTTCCGCGCCGTTCGTTTTGCTGATCGTGAATAATAATGGCGGACAGATTTTCTCGTTATTACCCACCCCAGCCGAGGAACGCGAACGTTTTTATTGCATGCCGCAAAACGTCAATTTTGCCCACGCGGCGGCGATGTTTAACCTGAGTTATTACAACCCGACAAGCTGGGATGAATTGCAGGATGCGGTAAGCAACGCCTGGTTGCGCCCGCAAACCATCATCATCGAGGCGACCGTGGCTGAAACCGATGGCGCGCAAACCTTGCAGAATTTACTGGCGCAGGTTAGCCAGGCATGA
- the menF gene encoding isochorismate synthase MenF, with amino-acid sequence MNSVSVALQQLQLALNAEFADAPGLQQISFAVTLSDASDALAWLTTQRLYPQFYWQQRSGDDEIAALGLVRQFNTLEAARSFLDDYADQPAVRITGVNAFDPNHSFLFIPRLEWRRTGGGAQLHLHLYSETSLKDDARAAQAFLEQLLPAKQLPQQHLNCVGEQHIPTQPEWLTLIDRAITAIEQHELDKVVLARATDLQFTAAVSAAGFMAASRRVNLNCYHFLIVFDANNAFLGSSPERLWRRIDTALRTEALAGTVANHPDDHRAWTLAQWLLKDDKNQRENMLVVEDICQRLHKTVGAIDVLPPQVVRLRKVQHLRRCIWTDLAQPDDAACLAMLQPTAAVAGLPREVAREFIAKNEPFEREWYAGSAGYLSQRQSEFCVALRSAKITNNIVRLYAGAGIVAGSDAAEEWQEIENKAAGLRTLLTKDTRHT; translated from the coding sequence GTGAATTCAGTTTCTGTCGCGCTGCAACAGTTACAGCTTGCATTGAACGCAGAATTTGCGGACGCGCCAGGGTTACAGCAAATATCGTTTGCCGTAACTCTGAGTGATGCCTCAGATGCTCTTGCGTGGTTGACCACCCAGCGTCTTTATCCTCAATTCTACTGGCAACAGCGCAGTGGCGATGATGAAATCGCCGCACTTGGCCTGGTACGTCAGTTCAATACATTAGAAGCGGCGAGATCATTTCTTGATGATTATGCCGACCAGCCGGCGGTTCGTATCACTGGCGTCAATGCGTTCGACCCCAACCACAGTTTTTTATTTATCCCAAGGCTTGAATGGCGACGGACCGGAGGGGGGGCACAGCTTCATCTGCATCTTTATAGCGAAACGTCCTTAAAGGATGACGCGCGTGCAGCCCAAGCCTTCCTTGAGCAACTCCTGCCTGCCAAACAACTACCGCAACAGCACCTGAATTGCGTGGGCGAACAACATATTCCCACGCAGCCTGAATGGCTGACGCTGATTGACCGCGCCATTACCGCGATTGAACAACACGAACTCGACAAAGTGGTTCTCGCGAGGGCCACCGATCTGCAATTTACCGCTGCGGTTTCTGCGGCTGGATTTATGGCGGCAAGCCGTCGGGTGAATCTGAATTGTTATCATTTTTTAATCGTGTTTGATGCCAACAATGCATTCCTCGGTTCAAGCCCAGAACGCTTGTGGCGGCGTATCGATACCGCATTGCGCACTGAGGCATTAGCCGGAACCGTGGCGAATCACCCTGACGATCACCGCGCCTGGACGCTGGCGCAGTGGCTGCTAAAAGATGATAAAAACCAACGTGAAAATATGCTGGTGGTTGAAGATATCTGCCAACGTTTGCATAAAACGGTCGGGGCGATAGACGTGCTGCCGCCACAAGTTGTGCGCTTGCGGAAAGTGCAGCATTTACGCCGCTGCATTTGGACCGATCTCGCGCAACCTGACGACGCGGCGTGCCTTGCAATGTTACAGCCCACGGCTGCTGTGGCAGGCTTACCGCGAGAAGTCGCGCGGGAATTTATCGCCAAAAACGAACCCTTCGAGCGTGAATGGTACGCGGGTTCAGCAGGATATTTGTCACAACGCCAGTCTGAATTTTGCGTCGCGTTACGCTCGGCAAAAATCACCAATAATATTGTCCGTCTGTATGCCGGAGCTGGCATTGTTGCGGGGTCAGACGCGGCAGAAGAATGGCAAGAAATAGAAAATAAAGCGGCGGGATTGCGAACGTTGTTGACGAAAGATACCCGTCATACTTGA
- the elaB gene encoding stress response protein ElaB: protein MQPYESRLDDDLSLLSDTLEEVLRSSGDPADQKYIELKERAERALSDVKARVSSASDNYYYRAKKVVYRADDYVHDKPWQGIGVGAAAGLVLGLLLARR from the coding sequence ATGCAACCGTATGAATCTCGTCTTGATGATGATTTATCTTTACTGAGTGATACGCTCGAAGAAGTACTGCGTTCCTCTGGTGACCCTGCCGACCAAAAGTATATTGAGCTGAAAGAGCGTGCCGAACGGGCGCTGAGTGACGTCAAAGCTCGGGTCAGTAGTGCGTCCGACAATTACTACTATCGTGCGAAAAAAGTCGTTTATCGCGCCGATGATTACGTCCATGACAAACCATGGCAAGGCATTGGTGTCGGTGCGGCGGCGGGCTTAGTGTTAGGCCTTTTGTTAGCCAGACGCTAG
- a CDS encoding GNAT family N-acetyltransferase has translation MLIWQDLHHSELSVTDLYTLLALRNEVFVVEQNCPYQDIDGDDLVGENRHILGWQDGKLVAYARILKSENEFEPVVIGRVIIDKSVRGEKLGYQLMEQAMASCQQYWPEKAVYLGAQAHLQSFYAHFGFKPVTDIYDEDGIAHIGMANR, from the coding sequence ATGTTGATTTGGCAAGATCTACACCATTCAGAACTGAGCGTGACCGATCTCTACACACTTTTGGCACTGCGCAATGAAGTCTTTGTTGTCGAGCAAAACTGCCCGTATCAGGACATCGATGGCGACGATTTAGTGGGTGAAAACCGCCATATTCTTGGCTGGCAGGACGGTAAGCTGGTGGCTTATGCGCGTATCCTGAAAAGCGAAAACGAATTTGAGCCGGTGGTGATTGGCCGTGTCATTATCGACAAAAGTGTCCGTGGCGAAAAACTCGGGTATCAGTTAATGGAACAAGCAATGGCTTCCTGTCAGCAATATTGGCCGGAAAAAGCGGTGTATTTAGGTGCGCAGGCGCATTTGCAGTCGTTTTATGCGCATTTTGGTTTTAAACCTGTCACCGACATCTACGATGAAGACGGTATTGCGCACATTGGTATGGCGAACCGTTAA
- a CDS encoding YbfA family protein — MTLYKDYPVHQVFLRRAFVVLAGVLTLPVMLFWKDRARFYSYLHRVWSKTSEKPVWMAQAEAASGDFY; from the coding sequence ATGACTTTATATAAAGACTATCCTGTGCATCAGGTTTTCCTGCGTCGCGCATTCGTTGTTTTAGCAGGCGTTCTGACGCTGCCGGTGATGCTGTTCTGGAAAGATCGCGCCCGTTTTTACAGCTACCTGCACCGCGTGTGGTCCAAAACCAGTGAGAAACCGGTTTGGATGGCACAGGCCGAAGCCGCTTCCGGTGATTTTTACTGA
- the kdpF gene encoding K(+)-transporting ATPase subunit F, which produces MSTGVIAGVVLVFVLLGYLIYALINAEAF; this is translated from the coding sequence GTGAGTACAGGCGTAATAGCTGGCGTGGTGCTGGTGTTTGTGCTGTTGGGATATTTAATTTATGCCCTGATTAATGCGGAGGCATTCTGA
- the kdpA gene encoding potassium-transporting ATPase subunit KdpA: MAASGFLLIASFMLVLFALAKPLGSVLARLIEGESVPVVGKMDALWWKVLGSDSTREMNWKHYLGAILLFNVLGLLVLFVILMTQGNLPLNPQQLPGLSWHLALNTAVSFVSNTNWQSYSGETTLSYFSQMVGLTVQNFLSAATGIAVVFALIRAFSRQSANTLGNAWVDLTRITLYILLPIALLIALFFISQGTLQNIAPYQPFTSLEGVHQVLPMGPVASQEAIKMLGTNGGGFFNANSSHPFENPTALTNFVQMLAIFLIPAALCFAFGEAVGDRRQGRAILWAMAVIFVICVVVVMWAETRGNTHFTLLGADSNINMEGKESRFGILATSLFSVITTAASCGAVNAMHDSFTALGGMIPMWLMQIGEVVFGGVGSGLYGMLLFVLLTVFIAGLMIGRTPEYLGKKIDVAEMKMTAMAILVTPTLVLLGTALAMMTDAGRAGIFNPGIHGFSEVLYAVSSAANNNGSAFAGLSANTPFWNILLAVCMWFGRFAVIVPVMAIAGSLVTKKSQSAGVGTLPTHGPLFIGLLIGTVLLVGALTFIPALALGPVAEHLSLVNL, encoded by the coding sequence ATGGCCGCCTCCGGATTTTTATTAATTGCCAGCTTCATGCTGGTGCTTTTCGCCCTGGCAAAACCGTTGGGCAGCGTGCTGGCTCGCTTGATTGAAGGCGAATCTGTGCCTGTTGTCGGGAAAATGGATGCGCTGTGGTGGAAAGTATTGGGGAGTGACTCCACCAGAGAAATGAACTGGAAGCACTATCTGGGAGCCATACTGTTGTTTAACGTGTTGGGTTTGCTGGTGCTTTTTGTCATCTTAATGACCCAGGGAAACTTGCCCCTCAACCCGCAGCAATTACCCGGCCTCTCCTGGCATCTGGCGCTCAATACAGCAGTCAGTTTTGTCTCCAACACCAATTGGCAGTCTTACAGCGGTGAAACCACGCTGAGTTACTTCAGCCAGATGGTCGGCCTGACGGTGCAAAACTTCTTGTCAGCCGCGACAGGGATTGCGGTAGTGTTTGCACTGATTCGCGCCTTCTCTCGCCAAAGTGCTAACACCTTGGGTAACGCGTGGGTCGATTTAACCCGCATCACTCTCTACATCTTGTTGCCGATTGCGTTGCTGATTGCGTTGTTCTTTATCAGCCAGGGAACCTTACAGAACATCGCTCCGTATCAACCGTTCACCTCACTGGAAGGTGTACACCAGGTGTTGCCGATGGGCCCGGTCGCCTCGCAAGAAGCGATCAAAATGTTGGGCACCAATGGCGGCGGTTTCTTTAATGCTAACTCTTCACACCCGTTTGAGAACCCAACGGCGCTGACCAACTTCGTACAGATGCTGGCGATCTTCCTGATCCCCGCAGCACTGTGTTTCGCTTTTGGTGAAGCCGTCGGGGACCGACGCCAGGGCCGCGCTATTTTATGGGCGATGGCGGTGATTTTTGTTATCTGCGTGGTGGTGGTGATGTGGGCCGAAACTCGCGGCAATACGCATTTCACCCTGCTCGGCGCTGACAGCAACATCAATATGGAAGGTAAAGAGAGCCGCTTTGGCATTCTGGCCACCAGCTTGTTCTCGGTGATTACCACCGCCGCTTCTTGTGGGGCGGTCAACGCAATGCATGACTCCTTTACTGCGCTAGGCGGCATGATCCCAATGTGGCTGATGCAGATTGGTGAAGTGGTGTTTGGCGGCGTCGGCTCTGGGCTGTACGGCATGTTGCTGTTCGTTCTGCTGACGGTATTTATCGCCGGATTGATGATTGGCCGCACGCCGGAATATCTGGGTAAAAAAATCGACGTGGCAGAGATGAAAATGACCGCGATGGCGATTCTGGTGACACCAACGCTGGTGCTGCTCGGCACTGCGCTGGCGATGATGACCGATGCGGGTCGTGCAGGGATTTTCAATCCTGGCATTCATGGTTTTAGTGAAGTGCTCTACGCGGTTTCTTCTGCCGCAAACAACAACGGTAGCGCCTTTGCCGGGTTAAGTGCCAATACGCCTTTCTGGAACATTCTTCTGGCTGTATGCATGTGGTTTGGTCGCTTCGCCGTGATTGTGCCCGTGATGGCTATCGCCGGTTCGCTGGTCACCAAAAAATCACAGTCAGCAGGCGTCGGTACTTTACCGACTCACGGCCCGCTGTTTATCGGTTTGCTGATTGGCACCGTGTTGTTAGTGGGTGCACTGACCTTTATTCCCGCCCTCGCATTAGGCCCGGTTGCGGAACACCTTTCCTTAGTGAATTTGTGA
- the kdpB gene encoding potassium-transporting ATPase subunit KdpB codes for MSRKQQALFEPSLIRQALIDSFKKLTPQVQWRNPVMFIVWVGSVMTTILAIAMFSGKLQGDAPFTAAIGVWLWFTVLFANFAEALAEGRSKAQANSLKGVKKTSWARKLRAPQHDAPMDNVPAADLRKGDIVLVEAGDIIPCDGEVLEGGASVDESAITGESAPVIRESGGDFASVTGGTRILSDWLVIQCSVNPGETFLDRMIAMVESAQRRKTPNEIALTILLVALTIVFLLATATLWPFSQYGGVAVSVTVLIALLVCLIPTTIGGLLSAIGVAGMSRMLGANVIATSGRAVEAAGDVDVLLLDKTGTITLGNRQASEFLPAPGIEEKTLADAAQLSSLADETPEGRSIVVLAKQRFNLRERDVQNLHATFVPFTAQTRMSGINIQDRMIRKGSVDAIRRHVEANGGQFPPQIDTLVEGVARTGGTPLVVAEGANVLGVIALKDIVKGGIKERFAQLRQMGIKTVMITGDNRLTAAAIAAEAGVDDFLSEATPEAKLALIRQYQAEGRLVAMTGDGTNDAPALAQADVAVAMNSGTQAAKEAGNMVDLDSNPTKLIEVVHIGKQMLMTRGSLTTFSIANDVAKYFAIIPAAFAATYPQLNALNVMHLHSPASAILSAVIFNALIIIFLIPLALRGVSYKPLSAAAMLRRNLWIYGLGGLIVPFIGIKAIDLILTILGLV; via the coding sequence ATGAGTCGCAAGCAACAGGCGCTATTTGAACCATCGCTGATTCGTCAGGCGCTAATTGATTCCTTTAAAAAACTGACACCACAAGTGCAGTGGCGTAACCCGGTGATGTTTATCGTTTGGGTTGGCAGCGTGATGACCACCATTCTGGCGATCGCCATGTTCAGTGGGAAACTTCAGGGTGACGCACCGTTTACTGCCGCGATCGGCGTCTGGCTGTGGTTTACCGTGCTGTTTGCCAACTTTGCCGAAGCACTGGCGGAAGGCCGCAGTAAAGCGCAAGCCAATAGTCTGAAAGGGGTGAAGAAAACCAGTTGGGCGCGCAAATTGCGCGCGCCACAACACGATGCTCCGATGGACAACGTCCCTGCCGCTGACTTGCGTAAAGGAGACATCGTGCTGGTTGAAGCGGGCGATATTATCCCGTGCGATGGTGAAGTGCTGGAAGGCGGCGCGTCGGTAGATGAAAGTGCGATTACTGGCGAGTCAGCACCGGTTATCCGTGAGTCCGGCGGCGACTTTGCCTCGGTCACGGGCGGGACGCGCATTCTTTCAGACTGGCTGGTGATTCAGTGCAGCGTGAACCCTGGTGAAACCTTCCTCGACCGTATGATTGCCATGGTGGAAAGCGCACAACGCCGCAAAACGCCAAACGAAATTGCGCTGACGATTTTACTGGTGGCGCTGACGATTGTCTTTTTACTGGCAACCGCAACGCTTTGGCCGTTCTCGCAGTATGGCGGCGTGGCGGTCAGCGTCACGGTGCTGATTGCACTGCTGGTCTGTTTGATTCCAACCACCATCGGCGGGCTACTTTCCGCGATTGGTGTCGCCGGGATGAGCCGTATGCTGGGCGCAAACGTCATTGCCACCAGCGGACGTGCTGTCGAAGCCGCAGGTGATGTCGATGTGTTGCTGTTGGATAAAACCGGCACCATCACGCTGGGTAATCGCCAGGCTTCTGAGTTTTTACCCGCTCCGGGGATTGAAGAAAAAACCCTGGCCGACGCAGCACAGCTTTCGTCACTTGCCGATGAAACGCCTGAAGGCCGCAGCATCGTGGTGCTGGCAAAACAGCGCTTTAACCTGCGCGAGCGCGATGTGCAAAACTTGCATGCCACCTTTGTGCCGTTCACCGCGCAAACGCGAATGAGCGGTATCAACATTCAGGACCGCATGATTCGCAAAGGTTCGGTTGATGCCATTCGTCGCCACGTTGAAGCCAACGGCGGCCAGTTCCCGCCACAGATTGATACGCTGGTGGAAGGTGTGGCACGCACGGGCGGAACACCGCTGGTGGTTGCTGAAGGTGCCAATGTGCTGGGCGTTATCGCGCTGAAAGATATCGTCAAAGGCGGCATCAAGGAACGTTTCGCTCAACTGCGCCAGATGGGCATTAAAACCGTCATGATCACCGGTGATAACCGCCTGACGGCTGCGGCGATTGCTGCGGAAGCCGGTGTGGATGATTTCCTGTCAGAAGCGACTCCGGAAGCCAAACTGGCCCTGATTCGCCAGTATCAGGCCGAAGGCCGTTTAGTCGCGATGACCGGCGACGGCACCAACGATGCGCCTGCCCTGGCACAAGCGGATGTGGCGGTTGCCATGAACTCCGGTACGCAGGCGGCGAAAGAAGCCGGCAATATGGTGGACCTGGATTCCAACCCCACCAAGTTGATTGAAGTAGTACACATCGGTAAACAGATGCTGATGACCCGTGGTTCGCTGACCACTTTCAGTATTGCCAACGACGTGGCGAAGTATTTCGCGATTATCCCCGCCGCGTTCGCCGCCACTTATCCGCAGCTCAACGCGCTGAACGTGATGCATCTGCACTCCCCTGCATCCGCGATTTTAAGCGCGGTGATTTTTAACGCGTTGATCATCATCTTTTTGATTCCGCTGGCCTTGCGCGGTGTGAGCTACAAACCGCTAAGTGCCGCAGCCATGTTACGTCGCAATCTCTGGATTTACGGTCTGGGCGGTTTAATCGTGCCGTTTATTGGTATCAAAGCTATCGATTTGATACTGACCATTTTGGGCCTGGTTTAA